CGCCCCCACCGTCAGCACCACGGAGTGGGTCCTGTAGTGGTGGCTGCTGGTTCTGACCCCCACGGTGTCCCCAGGAATAATGTCCAACACCTTCTCCCCGTCCCGTAGTTCCCCGCCAAACCGACGGAAAGTTTCCTACAAAATGCAAATGGTACCAAAAGAaatgaattcttttaaaatgcaacCAATGTTGTACATATAACTTGAAGGTAACAGTTGCTAGACAGAAAAGAGTTCTGCATTGTCAATGAGCCAAAGCGTATAtcaatgatgttttttttttttttttgtaaaactgtcTCTCTCAACTAAAGGATAGTTGCGCCTGCAACTTGCCGCTTATGTAGGCTTTTGCACCCCTGACAAAAGTAAGCGTACGGCATTAATCATGTCACCGCTTGCGCTTgtctcgggggggggggggggggggggggtctgatcTTGACTGATAATAACTAAAGTTTAATTAATCAACGCTTGCTTCAAATGATTGTTCCTATATTCATAAACAGATTATATACATTCCTTTATGGACATTTAATGTGTCtagaataatatataaaataaacaaatcaggcacgtagcatcgtttttgaaagtgggggggggggggggggcatactcatccaaaaaatcttgacaagcaaaaaaaaaaaaaaaaaggttattttCCAAAATCCTTAAAATCCTAATCCTAGTCCTTATtgtcaattcaatttttcacaTGGTTCTATaaaagtgggaggggggggggggcaactccatgttgattcaattttttgtatgtaaaaagAAACATCTTTGCAACATCTTTGCTGCGCAATAAATTGGGAAGGCCAGGCCCtccctgacccccccccctccccccgatgctacgtgcctgcaaatAAGTTTCTGACAACTTTCAGCCAAGATTAAACAGGCCAAACTGTTGGCAGTTGCaagacatatatattttttctatataagaATAAAGATTTTTCGTTTATTTTTACACAACGTAAATGGGTAGCGGTTATGACTTACACGCATTCAGTTCTACATTTAGTCTATTTAAACACAttgttatttaataaaacttttttttttcgtcCTCTGTAGCTTCTGTTGTCCAAGATCGGTGTTCTCCGGTATACATACTTGGTACGACAACAAAGCCTTGTCGGCCATCAGAATGCCTGCTGAATCGTCCAGGACAAATGTGTAGTCCCGCGGGTACTCTATCATCGGGTACAGCTGCTTCATCTGGTGGTAGTCCAGGACGCGGTGGGGAATCCCGTGACGATGTAAACACGGGACCGTCCCCCTTGTGAAGGCATCCCCAGATCCCACTGCTAGCATCCCAGTTTTTCTATAAACAATAAACACAGTTTTGATGTATTTGGACTTAGTTTTTTTAGAAAGTAAAAAGGCCTGGTTATATGGTGGGGTATACAGAGTTTTGAAATAAGCAAAGAAAGTCCCCAAAATATTGCACTTTTTGAAAGGTGAAAATAATGCTACTAGCTCTGCTGTTTGTAAAACGTTCATGCTGAGTGCACAGCAAGGAAATTTCCCATAGACTTCTGAATCtaaatatcaaagtactgaaagtactggaaAGCGGTTAGCAAGGTTGATTTCATGTATGCATTGTGCATGCGCAATCGGAAATAGAAATCGACATGTAATGAATGAATGAACAGATTATATATCAGAAATCTACTGCCCTTCCTGCCAGACATACAAATAATCAGAAGAGCtaaattatgataattaatatataaagataacaaaacgataaaaaaaattgcatggtATTTTAACGGAGAGGGCGATAATACACATCACTCACATCCTCATATATTTGAGCAAAGTAAGAGTTTAATATTCACGTAAAATTGTGAgctatattacatgtagattgaaagtgcagagagagagagagagagagagagagagagagagagagagagagagagagagagagagagagagagctttttttcataattaaaacaaCACTCACTACTAACAATTTAGATTAAACAAATCTCTCTTCGACGCGAACCGATTTTTACACAGGTGGGGCGAATGGGCGAATACactaaaatgttaaaatgtatcGGTGGagaatacatacagggcaaacaaaatcaatttgatCCGCAAATCACACAGTGTTATGTTTATACTGTTTGAAAATCACTAATATCCACAAAGCACACAGTGTTGAGTTTATattgtgtggggttaattcatcaaagttaatttgaacattttataaCCACTCTATACGTAAGAACatgtaaaaaattcaattctttatttagaacagtttgatgttactaggatacaggtttcagaacCATGATTTCATTggttatatttaaatattgaatatcGAATTTCAAATCTTGAATCtagtatttcgaatctcgtatcttgaatctcgaatctcgaattaTCCTTCTGGGCTTTCGTACATATTTGatagctatacatgtatatcgtgaCATCACAGTGAAAAGAAACACTGGGTATTTTCAACATTAgtttagtttaaacaatattttattatgtaaaaaaatatcacataataggattgggcagcaggcaaTCTGCCTATTTGAGCCCTCTCCTTTAACAGTCAATTTGACAAACATTGATGGTACAATGTAACAATAGTAgagaaaaataaaggaaaaaaaaaaataaataaaaaaaataagtggaaTAAAAATGCTTGGTACCGGGTattatttatgtacaaaatgaaaaatagttgTAGAAAGCTAGCAATTCAGCTGTTTGAGTGACACTGtgaataatgcattaaaacttaaatcTTTTGGTAGCTAATATATAATCATGTACAATCTTAAATATAGCAACATTTTCGTTATAAGGCAAACTACTGTCCCCATATAATAATAAGTCCAGAGAGATGGGGATATCTAAGTGTAAATTACTTATTGACTGTATAAAAACTTGCCTCTGTGCATCATAATGTGGAcagacaaaaaaataatgataagcaTTTTCAGATACATAACCACACATATCACAAATAGaattttcacacaaaaaatgattgaataggTCAGCATTTAAATTGCTTGCATTATTTCTTATCTgacaatgtataatatttgcTTTTCTGTTTCCAAAGTCATAAAGTTTGTTTGGCTTTCTAAAGAATATGTTTTTTATGGCTGTTTTGAATGAAGACTCAGTTGGTAAAATTCTAATGTGAAAAGGTAATTCAttccataattttatagatgaaGGTAGAAAGCTGTTCATAAAGGCAGTTGTTTTTATCTGGggtataacaaatttaaaatcatcttgGTGTCTTAGTGAGTAATTATTTTGCGGTGTACATGGCATAAGTAAATCCTGTAGATATTTGGGAGCAAGACCATGgaccattttataaaataatgtgaGTTTATGAACCTTCCTTCTATCTGATAGTAGATCAATACCCAATTCATCATATAGAGCTGACCTGGATGAGTTACTTCTAAGACCTGATATAATCCTTGCAGCAGTTACTTGGATATCTTCTAGAAGTTTAACTTCTCTATCATAACAATTATCCCAAACTATATCAGCATATTCTAAAACTGgtcttataaatgaaaaatatattttttttagagagCATCTACATAGCTTATATTTAACAAGTTTCAAAAGGTTTAACCTTATACAAGCTTTTTCATGAATAGAATTAATATGTTGTTTCCAACCTCCATCATATTGGAGATTTACTCCAAGATGGATGTGACTATCAACTTTTTGTATAAATGGACCATGGACACCAAACTGCACAGGGGGAtgagatatattttttctactgaAATCAAGGTTTTTGGTTTTACTGGGATTAAAATCAACTGCCCATATGTCAGACcatttacatattttgtcaAGATCAGAAACAAGTGAATTTGTTACAGCATGTGTGTCATTGTCAACAATAACATATATAGAAGTGTCATCAGCAAAAAGACGAAGATTGTTTGATATATCATAAGACATgtcattaatatataataaaaataataaaaaattttcaacattgATATAAATGGTATCACTGATATCATTTAAAACGTATTCTGTATAAGACAATGGAATTCTTAAAATATACCGGAATATTTTCCTCCCAGACTCCCGTTCTAACGTTTCCCACAGCGGGAACGCCTCTTTCATCATGACGGTGTAGTACTCTAGCTCTCCATACGCTTTCCTGGTAATCCGGGTCTGACCGTGCGAACTTCCCCGGGAGTGGGGCAGGGGAAACTGGACACAGACAAAACTCGAACAGGAATTTCAAAAATACAAGACaccatttgaattattttcacaTGATTTGTTTACACAGTTGCCATTTAACAAAAAGTttgaaagaaatcaaaacaggtacataaaatcaatttcagaaataattaaCATTACTTGTATTTCTGATTGTCATGGGGAAAACATCGTTGAACTTATCTTAAGTATAGGATATAAATCGGAGCATGTTTGACTCATTTCCTTACTTCGTTTGTTGTTTTGTGGGGGGAGGGGTtgttttttcgggggggggggggtattatttCCCGGTATCTATAGATATTAAAAGCCCATAGTCAACACAATTTTGGTAGGTTTTTTCATGAGATGCGTAAACTTTACTGTTTAGTACCTGGAGTGGATCAGTCATATCTGACCGTACACTCATCTGCACCTCTTTGTTGGGATTGACGTACTGCATTGCCATCATAGGGACGTGAAATAATGTTGCAATTAATTctatataatttaatcaaatgttATTATAGCTTTTACATGAAAAATTCTAATACAGAATTACTAAGTAATGAAACTAAAAATGTTACGTAAACACCAGATTTACCTGTTCCAGTAGGAGAGTTCTCTTCCCTTGTTTGGCCAGTTGATAGGCTGTAGAGGACCCTTCAATCCCGGCACCCAccactatgacgtcataaatagCCATAATTTCTGtcaattaatatgtaaaaatgacacaCACGAATACCTGTTTATTATAATGCTATAACGGTtgcaggtaaaaaaaattctaaagatCAGATATTATTAAACAACTGTTAAAAGCACAAATTCATCACACATCAGGGTCTGTTTTAAACCATGTACATAACCAGCAATCTAAATAAATTACATAGTAAATATCTAATTATGCATACACATGTGGTgacacaatatttatttttcatatatacctTTATACTTTACATCCAGTTACATGAGTTTGTTTCAACGCATTATTTCTAATGTTTTAGAAGTAATGGTTACCAAGTCACCCGCAACCGCTGTATACAGTATTATCCGCAAAACTTGGTATAAATTATGAGAACATGTACAGATGTATACAACCCATCCGTCACTGAATGCAGTTATTTTATAGATATTTACTTAACAAGTTCCAACCGGATATATCTACCATTACAGCGTTAAAGAGTT
This genomic window from Crassostrea angulata isolate pt1a10 chromosome 8, ASM2561291v2, whole genome shotgun sequence contains:
- the LOC128161242 gene encoding peroxisomal sarcosine oxidase-like, encoding MAIYDVIVVGAGIEGSSTAYQLAKQGKRTLLLEQFPLPHSRGSSHGQTRITRKAYGELEYYTVMMKEAFPLWETLERESGRKIFRKTGMLAVGSGDAFTRGTVPCLHRHGIPHRVLDYHQMKQLYPMIEYPRDYTFVLDDSAGILMADKALLSYQETFRRFGGELRDGEKVLDIIPGDTVGVRTSSHHYRTHSVVLTVGAWATKLLPKLQLTLPLKVLRISVLYWREKVAGRYGADKFPTFYEMKAVDDYAVFGSPSEEYPGLVKICLHWGPEVDPDSRDKADDSWVIDKMIRYIARHFPELEAEPAIAETCMYTMSPDTDFILDRHPSWRNIIIGAGFSGHGFKIAPVVGKLLTELALNKSPSYDMTKFRIQRFKHNAKL